In a single window of the Vicugna pacos chromosome 8, VicPac4, whole genome shotgun sequence genome:
- the C8H6orf120 gene encoding UPF0669 protein C6orf120 homolog: MAAPWTGAFLVLLATQAASCADGLAEEEEVPAEWVLLHVVQGQIGAGNYSYLRLNHEGKIVLQMRSLRGDADLYVSDSTLHPSFDDYALQAVTCGPDVVLVPAHFRRPVGIGVYGHPSHRESEFEMKVYLDTTVEPPLPGAAAPSDGADAGHARADAPQDASQEEESVLWTILISILKLVLEILF; the protein is encoded by the coding sequence ATGGCCGCCCCCTGGACGGGCGCGTTCCTGGTCCTTCTGGCGACCCAGGCCGCCTCCTGCGCCGACGGCCttgcggaggaggaggaggtcccGGCGGAGTGGGTCCTGCTGCACGTCGTGCAGGGCCAGATCGGCGCCGGCAACTACAGCTACCTGCGGCTGAACCACGAGGGGAAGATCGTGCTGCAGATGCGCAGCCTGCGCGGCGACGCGGACCTGTACGTGTCCGACAGCACGCTGCACCCCAGCTTCGACGACTACGCGCTGCAGGCCGTCACCTGCGGCCCCGACGTGGTGCTCGTCCCCGCGCACTTCCGGCGGCCTGTGGGCATCGGCGTGTACGGGCACCCGTCCCACCGCGAGAGCGAGTTTGAGATGAAGGTGTACCTCGACACGACCGTGGAGCCGCCGCTGCCCGGCGCGGCCGCCCCCTCCGACGGCGCGGACGCGGGGCACGCGCGCGCTGACGCCCCGCAGGACGCGTCTCAGGAAGAGGAGTCTGTTCTGTGGACGATACTAATTAGCATTCTGAAATTGGTCCTGGAAATCCTTTTTTGA